From one Anaerolineae bacterium genomic stretch:
- a CDS encoding nitroreductase family protein, which translates to MDVIEAIRTRRAYRSLEPVEITPELIRDLGESAGLAPSCFNNQPWRFVFVYEREVLEKLWQAMSRGNEWTRLSSMIIAVVTRKDLDCDIKGREYYLFDTGLATAFLILRATELGLVAHPIAGYQEDKVKEILGIPEDMKVITLIIVGKHSRTMSPLLTEKQVEAERTRPPRLPLEKYVFLNRWEP; encoded by the coding sequence ATGGATGTGATAGAAGCTATAAGAACTCGCAGAGCATACCGCTCTCTGGAACCTGTTGAAATAACTCCTGAATTGATAAGAGATCTGGGTGAAAGTGCCGGGCTTGCTCCGTCCTGCTTCAACAATCAACCCTGGCGCTTTGTGTTTGTCTACGAGCGAGAAGTACTGGAAAAATTATGGCAAGCTATGAGCCGGGGGAACGAGTGGACCAGGCTTTCTTCCATGATCATAGCAGTAGTTACGCGAAAGGATCTGGATTGCGATATAAAAGGCCGGGAATACTACCTCTTCGACACCGGATTAGCTACCGCTTTTCTCATCCTGAGAGCCACTGAGCTGGGACTCGTGGCTCACCCAATAGCCGGTTATCAAGAAGATAAAGTCAAAGAGATATTGGGAATCCCAGAAGACATGAAAGTGATAACTTTAATCATTGTGGGGAAACACTCCAGAACGATGAGTCCGCTCTTAACCGAAAAACAGGTGGAAGCCGAGAGGACAAGGCCCCCGAGGCTTCCCCTGGAAAAATATGTTTTCCTGAACAGGTGGGAACCATGA
- a CDS encoding DUF438 domain-containing protein, with translation MSELFGKDRKEILKEIIRKIHQGANPEEVKAQFQTLLQNVSAMEIARAEEELIKEGLPREEVHRLCEVHLAVFREGLEKRGPTLAPPWHPIHILMEEHRILLENAAELVELAHKLGELGTLEPEIRDHLSHLAEHFRDSESHYVREENVLFPYIEKHGITEPPAIMWMEHQQIREVKKKLYQILERASAISFPQLVQELTSTAQSLQNWLTTHFHKENNILFPLSLQVIGQQEWADIRLQFDELGYCCFTPVEAMPAPVELKEPARLEGEIAFETGTLTYQELEAILNTLPIEITFVDKNDIVRYFNRAETRIFPRTRAVLGRTVQQCHPQKSIHVVNRIIEEFKAGVRDVAEFWINYRGRFLHIRYFPVRSPQGEYLGVLEVTQDITDIKRLEGEKRLLD, from the coding sequence GCTATGGAAATAGCCAGAGCTGAAGAAGAGTTGATAAAAGAAGGACTGCCGCGGGAAGAGGTCCACAGGCTCTGTGAAGTCCATCTGGCTGTTTTCAGAGAAGGCCTTGAAAAGAGAGGCCCAACCCTGGCTCCCCCATGGCATCCCATCCACATCCTGATGGAAGAACACCGCATTCTCCTGGAAAACGCCGCCGAGCTTGTGGAGCTTGCTCATAAGCTTGGAGAACTTGGAACATTAGAGCCAGAAATCCGCGACCACCTTTCACACTTAGCTGAGCATTTCAGAGATTCCGAGAGCCATTACGTTCGGGAAGAAAACGTCCTTTTCCCTTACATAGAAAAACATGGTATTACGGAACCGCCGGCAATAATGTGGATGGAGCATCAGCAGATAAGGGAAGTGAAAAAGAAGCTCTATCAGATACTGGAGAGGGCTTCAGCCATATCCTTTCCCCAGCTCGTTCAGGAATTAACCAGCACCGCGCAATCGCTCCAGAATTGGCTTACCACCCACTTCCACAAAGAGAACAACATCCTTTTCCCCCTTTCACTGCAGGTGATAGGCCAGCAGGAGTGGGCCGACATAAGGCTTCAGTTTGATGAACTGGGCTACTGCTGCTTCACTCCAGTGGAAGCGATGCCTGCGCCTGTAGAACTTAAAGAGCCAGCCCGTCTGGAAGGGGAAATCGCCTTTGAGACCGGCACCCTCACCTATCAGGAACTGGAAGCTATCCTCAACACCCTCCCGATAGAGATAACCTTTGTGGATAAAAACGACATAGTGCGTTACTTCAACCGGGCCGAAACCAGAATCTTCCCCCGAACTCGTGCTGTTCTGGGAAGAACCGTTCAACAGTGCCACCCCCAGAAAAGTATCCACGTGGTCAACCGAATAATAGAAGAATTCAAAGCCGGCGTTAGAGACGTGGCCGAGTTCTGGATAAATTACAGGGGACGTTTTTTGCACATCCGTTACTTTCCGGTCCGAAGCCCCCAGGGAGAATACCTTGGGGTCCTGGAGGTAACCCAGGATATAACCGATATTAAGCGGCTTGAGGGCGAGAAAAGATTGCTGGATTAG